From the Actinomyces sp. zg-332 genome, the window TTGCCCCAAATGAATCTAAAAACATCAGAGTATCAACAACAATTTCAAATCCAAATCTACTAGATGGTGTAATACAAAACATGGCAATAGTTGAAGCAGATAACTATAAGCCTTTAATTGACGATGAAATTGAAAATAGTTCGACAAACAACAGTATTACATTGAATGAAAAAGATAAAGAAAAATTTATTTGCCAAGATAACGAAAATATAAATAATGACACAGATAGATGCGATATTGCTAAAGAAACTCAATACACATTTACTGAAGAAAAACTAGCCAGCACTGGAACAAGTGGAAGCCTGACTGCTGTAATGGTACTAATATTTGTATTAAGCACAGGAGCAGTATGGTTTATAAAAAAGAAAAGAAATAGCATATTCTAACTAAGTAGATTGTAAAAAATAATAAACTAATATAGTGTAAAAGCAGTATGATAAATAATAAATAACCTGCTGGAAGGTATAAGATAAGCATGAGTTTTAGCGAAAAAACTAAAAAAGCACTAGGCATAACTACTACAAATAATACTCAAAAGTACACTTATTCACTATTACCTATAGCTTTCAAAGGTACTAGGTTCTGGAAACCTATAATAGCTGTATTTGTAGGAATAGTATTATCCACAATCTTACAAGCAGTAGTTTTAATCTTGAGTTACTACGGGCTCAATTTTGATAAATCACATACGTTTATAGCATACATAAATATGCTTACAGGACAAATAAACGGCACAAATTTACCCGTATTGTTTGTTATGTTTAGCTCAGTAGGAGTAATGCTACCAGCAGTTTTTATAACACTATTTATCTGCAGAATGGCACCTATAAGAATGATTTCTTCAGTAGAATTGAGACTTCGCTGGAAATTTCTATTCAAATCATTACTAGTGTCGTTAAGCATAATATTAGTAGCAACACTAGGAATAACAGCACTAGATAACTCACTATTCGACTTATCTTTACCAAAAGAAGTAGCTAGCGGAAGTTTTTGGATACTGTTTATAATTCTAGTTTTTGTGTGTATACCGATACAATGTGCAGCTGAAGAGTATATATTCAGAGGATTTATAATGCAAACATTGGGAGCATGGTTTAAATCTCCTGTGCTTGCGATACTGATACCTAGCATAGCTTTTGCCTTTGCTCACTTGTACCAAGCATGGGCATTCTTTGATGTACTAATTTTCGGACTTTTATCTGGATACCTAGCACATAAAACTGGTGGCCTTGAAGCCAGCATAGCTATACACACAGCTAATAACGTATTCTCAATATTATCAGTAATATTTATATATAAGAGCTATGATCCTAATGCTAGTGGATCATTTATAAGCTTACTAATTACTGTTGTTGAATTATTAGCTATAACTTTTATTGTCCTATTTATGGCTAAAAAGGCTAACTTGCAAACCACTTTTAATGTGTCAGAAAATCTAAACAATAAGTATGTTTTAGCAAACACTTCAGAAAACGAACATCGAATTATTTTAAGTACAAAGTCAATAAACAATAACCCAGATACCAGTAATAAAAACTATTTTTCTAATCACTAAAACTCTAATTACTAAAACAGTTCAAATAGAAACGACAACCAAAAGTAAGCACGCATAGGTATTTAGACAATATATTCGATTAACACATATTGGATGCAGTTTACCAATCTTATGCGTGCTTTAAATACTTATATTAGTTTTTTGTTCCACATTACCTCGCTATAAGTTTTAAAGAAAACTACATATAAACCAAAACAGTTACTACTACGCAATAAGCTTTCTGCAAAACAGTAAATAAACCCGAAAGATACTTTATAAGAAATATATTCCATGATACTTAAAGTAAACTGAACTTGAAAACTATAAAAATTCAAAACGCATAATAAACTCCTTACACTATTAGAATTTACGGTGTTAACAGGCACTATCAACAGAAAAATAACCTATAAACCTAAAAATCTACATACATAAAATAACAAAATGTAGCTAATATTTAGAAAAGTAAGAAAGTTAATGTACGGTTTTACTTAAAAAGTAGATAACAGTTACAAAGAACTAATAAAAACAAACAATAGAGTTCAATAAAAATAGCTAGATGTTCGTAGTGACACAAACAAATATTACTCTAAACTACTTGGCTACGAAACATCTACGCAACTGATAACACCCAGATTATATGAAGTATCAAGCAATATTGAAGTTTAGTTTCTATACAAATAACTAAACTTCAATAACACAATATTTATTACTAAAACAGTTTCTAGAAGAAAGGTATATCCAAATGAAAATACTTATATGAGAGTATTCCCAAAACGGTGACGGCGCATTTCTTCAACAGCTCCAAATTCAATACTTTCTAGCGGATACCCTAATGCTTTTGAAAGTAACCAGTCAGCTAATTCTGGGTTACGTGCAAGACAAGGTCCATGCATATATGTGCCGATAACATTGTTAGAAAAAGCTCCGTCGAAGTGGTTAAACACAACTTCAGCGTTAGTCTCCTCAGCATAGCTTTCCCAAGCTTTCATTGAGTTAAACGCAGGGTCAGTCAAAGTATCAACGTTATAGCAATCCCCAGCATTGCCCTTACCAACGAGCACATGACCTAATGGTAAAGCGTCCTTACCAACGTTAGTAACACCAGCATGATTTTCAAAACCAGTAAGCAAATCTGATATACCTGGCAAGATTGGAACAGAAACTATTTCACCAATAAAACGCTTACCACGTGAAACTGTCTCGATATCAAGTACTTCAAGCCCCTCAACCTTACGCCCAAAGGAGTCAATATACCAGTTACCTAAAATTTGCATAGATGCTGACACAGCCAGCACCGGCTTACCAGAATCACAAGCATTACGAAAACCAGCAAACTTACGCAAATGGTCAGTAGCTAAGCTCTGAGCAGTATCTTCCCCACCACCTAAGACGTAAACATCTAAGGAACTAGGAATTTCATCATTCAATGAACAATATACAATCTCAGCATCAATATCTCTAGCTAAAGCTCTCTCACGTAGCACAATGGCATTACCAGTATCACCATAAGTACCCAGTACGTCAGGTAATAGTAACCCAATCTGTAGCTTTTCAGACACCATAACCCCTAAAACTAATCCTCATATTCTATTCTGTTACGAAAATTACAAATACTTATATCCACGTGCATTAATTTCATGCTTTACTTCGTGGAATGAAGTGTAGTTAGCAACCAATTCGACACGACCACTAGGAGATTTCAATATAGCTTCCATAGGATCAGTACATATCTCATAAGGTATACCAGCATAATCTAGGCGTACAGCCAAA encodes:
- a CDS encoding CPBP family intramembrane glutamic endopeptidase; translation: MSFSEKTKKALGITTTNNTQKYTYSLLPIAFKGTRFWKPIIAVFVGIVLSTILQAVVLILSYYGLNFDKSHTFIAYINMLTGQINGTNLPVLFVMFSSVGVMLPAVFITLFICRMAPIRMISSVELRLRWKFLFKSLLVSLSIILVATLGITALDNSLFDLSLPKEVASGSFWILFIILVFVCIPIQCAAEEYIFRGFIMQTLGAWFKSPVLAILIPSIAFAFAHLYQAWAFFDVLIFGLLSGYLAHKTGGLEASIAIHTANNVFSILSVIFIYKSYDPNASGSFISLLITVVELLAITFIVLFMAKKANLQTTFNVSENLNNKYVLANTSENEHRIILSTKSINNNPDTSNKNYFSNH
- a CDS encoding type 1 glutamine amidotransferase — its product is MVSEKLQIGLLLPDVLGTYGDTGNAIVLRERALARDIDAEIVYCSLNDEIPSSLDVYVLGGGEDTAQSLATDHLRKFAGFRNACDSGKPVLAVSASMQILGNWYIDSFGRKVEGLEVLDIETVSRGKRFIGEIVSVPILPGISDLLTGFENHAGVTNVGKDALPLGHVLVGKGNAGDCYNVDTLTDPAFNSMKAWESYAEETNAEVVFNHFDGAFSNNVIGTYMHGPCLARNPELADWLLSKALGYPLESIEFGAVEEMRRHRFGNTLI